From the genome of Malus sylvestris chromosome 13, drMalSylv7.2, whole genome shotgun sequence:
tctctttctccttttatagccacCTTGGCTTGGCttcctgtagcaataatcttgcccgaatgcagtttgaaggatagtgactcatcagctatttacttgtattgccatcataaagtacttttgggctgattagctggttggtctataccacttggcccttgggtaggtgagcaagtggtgtaaatgatctgcacctagtcgggaaaggcCCTTTCTGCTTTCTAGGTCTTGGTTGAGCTTCGggcttttccttctctttttgggccaactcccttctaagcccaaagtttaagtttcaacccaaacagtgcccccttcaatcaatattcagactggaattccaggcgccaatattgattgaatatccGCATGCTTGTATACTCGctcttggaacttgtgtttttcTGGACAGGAGGCCTACGACCATGCGTCTCTTGCTCTTCTCACGACCTTTGGGTTACCCTCTGGGGTTTCTATAAATTCAGGTTTGATTTTGCCTCTTGCTCAGTCAACCAAATTCCTTTAACCCTCGCTTCAATTAACCCTGAGTATTTTTGCCTTCTTAGTTTTCTCCCCAAGACTGAGAAATGAGCTCTTTAAGATTCAAATGGGGTTTCCTAAAACTCCCTTTTCGTGAGAAAAAGAGTTTTCATCAAATAACCACTATccccaacacccttggtcagacACCctgctatctccaacacccttggtcaggcgGTGCTCCCATGAAGACTTGCCTTCCCGCTCGTCGTCATGATAAGTCAGGCTTCACATCATATATGGTGATGACTCTGCCTGAGGATCTTCTACCAGGCGCGTCTTGGCCGTACAACTTGATCACCTGACCGGATTCTACCTATGAAGATACCAGAAAACCAGCTGAGATGTCATTGCACCTGGAAGGAGTCGTACGTAGTACATcgggattaaattgaatttgttgTAAACTTCACCATTTTGTCGAAAATGAAATAAACAATATCTTAACAATCTTGTGTCTTTCTGTCTTCTTGAATGACTGATGAATATACACTATACTTTAGCATCCCGAAACCTGCTTTACTTTGCATCCTCCTCGATGtaacaatccctaacatcccataatgtaggacaataccttttcaagaatttaacatGAAAGGACCTTCCCACGTCGGGCTCCACTTTCCAAAGCCCCTAAGCTGAGCTCCTAGAGGAAGAACTGTCTTCCACACCAAATCTCCTTCCTTGTAAGATTTTTCTTTCACTATTTTGTTATACGCTCGGGCAACAGCTCTCTTTCCTTCCTGAATCTGGTTCAGAGCTTCAATTCGAGCTACATCTAAGTCTTTAatcccttgacacatggcttcgatgtATTCTTCGCTATGTAACCCAaactgattttgaattctgacaGAACTCACATTGATCTCTATGGGAAGCATTGCATCTTGCCCGAAGGTTAGAGCATAAGGAGTTGTCCCTGTACCTGCCCTCTTGGAAGTTATGTATGCCTACAAAGTATTCCCCAGCTTTTCATGCCATTTTTCCGGACTATCTatcaccattcttttgataatgtttaCCAAAATCTTGTTGCTGGATTCTGCCTGGCCATTTTACTGCGGGTAGTAGGGACTGGAccggatcatctttattttgtatttgcttgcaaattcttcaactttttttgaaataaaagatggccctcGATCAGTCACTATGGTTTCGGGCACCCCAAATCTATGCAGAATCTTGGTCTCAATAAAATTTTTGACCGCAGCTGAGGTTACGGTTTTTACCGCCGAGGCCTCCACCCATTTGGTAAAGTAATCCATTGCTACAATGATAAAAGTGTGCCCCTTGCTAGAAGCCGGGTAAAtatgcccgatgaagtccattgcccatcctctgaaGGGCCAGGGCTTGACTACTGGATTTAAAGGCACAGAGGGTACATGTTGAAGATGACTGTGCCTTTGACATTCCTCACACCCTCGGGCATAGgacttgcaatctttttccatgtcgggccaaAAATAACCATATCGCCTAAGTAACCACCTCATCTTTGTCCTCGcctgatgtgctccacatactccttcatgtacttTGGCCATCACTCTCATGGACTCCTCTTGGCCTAAGCATTTCAATAATAACCCGTCTGGAGTCTTCCTTAGTAGGTCTttcgcccataagacatacttaGTTGCTTGCTGTCTATTCTTCTTGCTGAAGGGATATTtcaaatgatggatgatgggcGATCTCCAATCTTCTATCTCAGTTTCCTGAACCATTACATCTAGGCTGAATCCCTTTTCCAGGATAGAAGGAAGATTTCTCCTTTGAATCTCGACATCCAACCCATATCTTTTTTCCTGTATTGGCATGCCTGAGGCCAATTGCGCCATCTCATTAGCTGCTAGGTTGGCTCCCCTGGGAACATGACTCACCGATATATCAGAATCCCAATAACTCAACAATTGTGTGGCCGTCAAATTGTATCTGGCCATGGTGATAAGTCTGCAATTGAACTCCTCATTTAGCTGGTTTATTACTAattctgaatcaccaaacacctcAACTTCCATTGCCCCCAGATCCATTAAGATTTCCAAACCAATTATTAAGGCCTCATACTCTGCTCGATTGTTGGTATTCCCTTGATAATCCAAGAgaaatgagtaataatgataaatccCTTGAGGGTTGATAATCACAATCCTAGCTCCTGAAGCCTTCTGAGTATAAGAACCATCGAAATACAGCTTCCAAGAAGTAATCCATAAACCAGCCACTCTTCTTATCTCCTGTTGGATCCACTCATCTTTGCCCGAGATCCCTTTGCCTGGCGGGATCCAAACATTAGTAACTTCCAGGGTTCCCGGTatattgattatctcatctCGAGATTCTTGATGCTCCGCCAAGAAGTCAGCAATTGCTTGGCCTTTTACTGCCCTTTGGGGGACATACTGGAAGCTGAATTCTGATAATGTTAtaatccacttcccaatccttcctgttaacattggctttgacaacatgtactttatcacataTGTCTTGGCGATAATGTGCACatgacaaggtaacatgtaatgcctcagCTTATTGGCAGTAAAATACAGAGCTAAGCATAATCTCTCTACTGGGGAATaccttgtttctacctcggtcagaattctactgaggtagtacaTTGCTTGCTCTTTCCCGCCTTCATTATTCTGAGCTAGCAAACTCCCAATTGATTTATCTGAAGCAGAGATATATAGCTTTAAGGGGTTTCCCCTCTGAGGTGGTACCAATACTGGCGGGGAAGTCAAATAAGCTTTGATATCATCGAAAGCCTCTTGGTGCGGTGGTCCCCACTCGAAATTCTCCTTATCCTTCGGTCTTAACAAAGGAGTCAGCGGCTGGATCTTGCCCGCTAGATTGGCAATGAATctttttaagaaattaattttaccCAGCAGCCTCTGAAGTTGCACTTTGTTGGTGGGTGAAGGcgactccattattgcccgagCTTTATTTTTGTCCACTTCTACCCCTCTTTGATGAACCAGGAATCCCAAGAAATTGCCCGCTTTCACTCCAAACGCACACTTCTTTAGATTCATCTTCAATTTATGGATCCTCATTCTTGTTAATGCCTACCTAAGGTCTATCAGATGCTGTTCTTCAGTCTTGGATTTCACCATGATGTCATCAATATATACCTCCATATTATGGCCAATCAGatcatgaaagatggcattcattgccctttggtaggttgcaccagcattcttgagcccgaagggcatgaccagatattcatatgcccccacatgcccagggcacctaaaagctgttttatgtatatccTCCGgggccatctttatctgattatacctggcatttccatccataaaagataagactttgtgTTTTGTTACTACATCTATGGATAGATctgccatgggcatgggatactcATCTTTAGGTGTAGCACCATTAATATTCTTGTAgtcaacacaacatcgtacCGCTTTTGTTAcggcttttaaaacgggtataatgttggctaaccactccacatatttggctggcCTGATAAATCCAGCTTTTACGAGcctctcaatctcttctttgaccttaTCTTCTATCTCCTTCGATATccttcgtggtgcttgcttaaccggcttatatccttccttgatgggcattctgtgttccaccaaggttgCATCTAAACCCGACATCTcagtgtaatgccaagcaaaacaatctctgAATTCTTGCAAGAGACAGATAATTTGTGCCCGATCCTCACTCTCCAATAAACCACTGATTTGTATTAGTCTTGGGTCCTCCTTTGTTCCTAGCTCAATAACTTCCAAAGGATCTTGGACCTCCGGTGGTGGCTTATCAGGTTCTGTACACAAAAATTCTACTAGCTCCAGGCTCTTGGGCAAGTCATCTGGCTCATCTAGGTCATATATACACTCGTCCATTTGAATGGCCCTTTCCAATTCTTCTAGACAAGATTCCTCGTTGCTTTCATCCTGGCTGGTTGAAGCTCCTACCTGCCATTCCTGCTCTTCTCTGTCTAAGAGCtcattttcttgtcttcttcctttcccatacaccaacagtcgtttaatcagggatctgactgTCATTACCTgatctttccttttttgttctatcattgatggtgtaggggTGTTGGGATGATATAAAGTCTATCCCACTCCTCTCTAGTAAGGAGCATCCCTTGTTCTAGgagcttttgggccgtcaccttggtagggcggccgttctcatTTGCTCCCAAACACTTCAAGATTCCtacgttgggattgtagaaacttgcttccgCTATATTGGCTGGGGGAAGAAATGGCCGTGATTTggcctctaccatctcccaaaagcctggCCCTTCTGCGCTTGCCTCATGATAcacagccacttgttgatgtagGGTGGAGGGTACAACAAgactttggtggatccaatctTTTCCAAGTAAGGCTCCATAGGTGGAGgtgcagtccaccacaaagaacGCCAACATGATCTGTTTAGACCCCAGATCTACTTCCAAAGGCAATATCCCAAGAGTCTTGGTGATAGCGCCCGAGAAACTAGAAACTGTGAGGTCTGTAGGAATAAGATCCTCTGTGCCTCTCCCCAACTTTTTCATCTGCTTGGCTGGTAATACATTAATAGCTGCCCCTCCATCAATCAAAATCCTTTTGAAGGGCACTCCCTCCAAATGAGCTGTTACATATATGGGCTTTAGATGATTGGCAAATGAAATGTTCGGGCGATTGAACACCATTTTGTCTGTGTAGATCCTTAAAGGACCTTCTTTGGATGATTCAGATAATGCAGCTTTTCCCGACTCTCCTTCTTCTGCTATCTCCATATTAACATGAGCCATCATTGGCTCAATTGTTACATAATCTCCTTCCATGGCGGCGGGCTGATTAGGTTGGGCAACAAACATAGCAGATAGCACATACGCCATGTTTATATGAAAGTTGCTAGGCTCTGGCAGTTCCTCTTTTTTGCTCCCAATCTGGTCCATGAACTCATCCAACCACGCTATAGCATCTGGTGGAAGCAATGGTTCTGGTGCCCCCTCTAGCTGATTCACACCTAAACATGGTGTTTGTTTTGGAACTTCCCCGAAGGGATCCTCTAATGATAGAGAAGGTTGTTTATTCTCAGGGGAGATAGTTCCAACGCAAATAGGCTGCTCTGCCTTCCATCCGGGAGTTGGCACCATAACcatatcttcttgagctctcctcaagattCTATATTTCCTAGGGTGTAGGCTTTGTGGCACATGATTTCCTTCGCCTTCAATCTTGCTATTAGCCTTTTCCACCTCCTTCTTACTTCTCCAGCGGAGCTGACTACTCCCCCCAGATGACGTTTTCTctaacttttgatttttggaaGCTTCCGACGTCGTTGGGGTTTTCAAGGAATTCATGTAAGCTTTGTGTTGCCTCTAAACCCTTTTGACCATGGAGGCACCCATTTGCTTAACGGGCTGTCCATTTTTCccaaccacataccattttcaCCCGAGGCGGGTAGGATTATCTTTTGTGACGGGGTTTGTTATCCTGTCATTCCTCCTGACCTCTCTTCCCATATGGCCGTACTGAGAGTGCCCTACACTTCTCTCTTTTGGCTTCTTGGCATCTTTATCCTCTGCCTCCTCAGAAACTTCATGGTTACAAAATATTTCTGATAAAGCCCTTGGTTGGGAATCGCCTCCTAACCGCTAAAAGACACTTCGGGAGGTATCCCTTCCTGCAGTCCGTCGAGCTTTCTCCTGtgcctcttttctcttttgttcttcattCCTCCTGATCAGTTCATGATCTATGAGGGCTCCTGCGGGCGGTATTTCGAGTtcacactcgcattggcactTACTGCACAACACCCTTCCTTTGAATATGGCGACTTTTGGATATTCAGGCAAGTTAACCCCCCCTTTATGGGTTTGTCAACcagtcttctttcttcttctcttgtgACCTACTTTTTTCCCTTCTCCGCCCAGGCTATACTGATCATATTTATAGGGGCCTCTAAGAAGGGATTCGTATGTTTATCCGTCACCGCAGCTTCTTCTAGTTGATTGGTTTTAAGGCCCCTCTTCTCCCTATCATCTTTCTCCCCAAGATGAGGTAAAGACATAGGGATAGGTGGTTTTAGAACCGGGTCATCTTCTTTTCTTGAGCCTGCAGAAACATTCTCCAGTCTTTGTAGCATGTGCAACAAAGCAATTTGGAAATAGTCCCACCGGGCATGCCAAAATTATGTTCGTGGTGGGAATTTCCGTGGGGAAtgcttcctggccgacgagcacacagctccttgagaggttggcgccgactgatgctttctgtcggacTTCTGCTTTACTGGCGGGCATGTCGGGCAAAGCCTATCGGGCAAGGGTGAAAGAGAAGgatagagttaactttgaaaggtgcctttgtgaggccttaggtgtaggccttgaggctcacgatcaagattaactttgaattgctcaagcgtgccactaccatcttcagcatggcagatgtagaacggatgtttgagttttaattatatatattcgagagactatgttagttattgacaggtgcctttgtggggccttaggtgtaggccttgaggcttcccataaataactaacttagtactcaaACACATAAGGTTCCTTTTGTTGGTTATATGGGTcttataaccatcatacttctgattacctgagctcaaaaagcagaatgaatccaaataggtgcctttgtggggccttgaataggccttgaggcttcccatcagaacccCTTCTGTACTCAATGTTCTTGCCCGAGAAATAGGATGAATCTAAATAGGTGCCTTtttggggccttgaataggccttgaggcttcccatcagaatttatCCCGTACTCGACGTTCTTGCCCgagaaataggatgaatccaaacaggtgcctttgtggggccttgaataggccttgaggcttcccatcagaattcatcaTGTACTCGAACGTTATATGgtcatcataatataacagaaataaaactaagtggCAGGttaattacttgcgccccaagtaactttggacttcttgtttatcaaagcttgtcgtggatgggttaagtccacat
Proteins encoded in this window:
- the LOC126595476 gene encoding uncharacterized protein LOC126595476 → MESPSPTNKVQLQRLLGKINFLKRFIANLAGKIQPLTPLLRPKDKENFEWGPPHQEAFDDIKAYLTSPPVLVPPQRGNPLKLYISASDKSIGSLLAQNNEGGKEQAMYYLRRIGKWIITLSEFSFQYVPQRAVKGQAIADFLAEHQESRDEIINIPGTLEVTNVWIPPGKGISGKDEWIQQEIRRVAGLWITSWKLYFDGSYTQKASGARIVIINPQGIYHYYSFLLDYQGNTNNRAEYEALIIGLEILMDLGAMEVEVFGDSELVINQLNEEFNCRLITMARYNLTATQLLSYWDSDISVSHVPRGANLAANEMAQLASGMPIQEKRYGLDVEIQRRNLPSILEKGFSLDVMVQETEIEDWRSPIIHHLKYPFSKKNRQQATKYVLWAKDLLRKTPDGLLLKCLGQEESMRVMAKVHEGVCGAHQARTKMRWLLRRYGYFWPDMEKDCKSYARGCEECQRHSHLQHVPSVPLNPVVKPWPFRGWAMDFIGHIYPASSKGHTFIIVAMDYFTKWVEASAAYITSKRAGTGTTPYALTFGQDAMLPIEINVSSVRIQNQFGLHSEEYIEAMCQGIKDLDVARIEALNQIQEGKRAVARAYNKIVKEKSYKEGDLVWKTVLPLGAQLRGFGKWSPTWEGPFMLNS